The DNA window GGCAACAGGTACGCGCCATCGAGCGCTGGCAGGCCCTGCCCATCCATCACCAGTCCACCCACCTCCGCCATCGCCCGGACGCCCAGCCCCTGCGCATACAGCGGCACCAGCGGCAGCGATGCACCCAGCGCCAGCGCACGCTCGCGGGTCCGCGCATCCCGAGCCGCCGCATCCGTCAGCGAGCCGATGGCCGGAAGCTCCACGCCCAGCAAGTCCTTGCGCCCCGCTGCGTCCAGCACCACCGCGAACGCGGGACCCGGCGCCGGTGGCAGGAGCAGCGCATGCAGCATCAGCTCGAAGTCTCCCTTGGCCCACCGTGCGCGAAGGGCCGCGCGCGCCAGGGGCTCCAGCGCCACGGTGTAGCCGCGCTCATGCAGCTTCACCTGGATGCGCTCGGCCACCGCGCGCTGGTCATCGAGGGCCGCGTCGTACACCAGCGTCACCGTGCGAGACGGCTTCGACGCGGGCGCGGCCGGACGAGGCTTGGGGCCCTGCTGCATCAGCGCGGGTGGCAGCAGATGCGGCATGGGAACCGCCGGACCATGAACGAAGAGGCGCGTGAGGTCCTCGCGGTCGATGGCGCTCTCCACCGCCTGCCGGAAGTCCGCGGGGACGCGCCGGGGCGAGAACGCGAGGTACGTCGCGTACAACAACGGACCCGAGACAGTGTCCGTCTCCGAGGAGACCCCGAGCTCCACTTGCACCTGTCGAGAAGACCAGAGCCGGGCCAGTCCGCGCTCATCCGTGGCGGTGAGCTGCAGCCTGTCGAGATAGGGGCGCCCACGAGGCCACCCCAGATGTGCATCCAGCGCACCACGCCCCGCCGCCGAGAAGGGACCCGGAGTCGCCGCCGAGGCGGGCGCGGCCAACGCCGGATGGCACAACCCGCGCTCCAGGTCGGGCCAGGGGAAGGCGAGCGCCAGGTCCAGCGTGGCACCACTCGCGCTGATCTGCCGCCCCTCGCCTCGCAGCGGGAAGAGCAGGGCGCGGTACGGCGATGCGCCCTCCACGCTGGTCAGCCGCATCCACGCACGCGCCATCGCCCCCGCGCTGGTGGCGGAGGGCATCGTCAGCCGCGAGACCTGAGGCGTCGGTCGGGACAGCTCTCGCGCGAGCGCGGGATGCACCTCGCCCTCGGTCGTCACCGAGCAGACGGGCCGCGACAGCAGACCGAGGAGCGTGGCCTCCAGCGGAGTATCCGCGAGAGAGGGCTCTCCGACCTCGGGAGGCCCCGCATGCGCCATGCGCACTTCGCCGCCATAGCGCGGCCGGCTCGCGGCGAGCGCGGGCATGGAGCCAAGGAGCACGAGGCCGACGACACAGAAGCGGGACGTCATGGCGCACCCTGGCGAAGAAGGAACAGCTCTCCGGTGCCGTCGGGCTTCCACAGCCCCACCACCACCTCGCGGCGCTCATCGCCGTCCAGGTCGGCCACCACCACGAACAGCGCACGCCCCGCGGGGAGCGAGCCCTGCCACAGCGGCTCGTGCGCGACGGGGTCCTCCGCCTTGAGCGAGTGGACCCGCAGCACATCCGGCGAGGGCTGGAGCAGCGTCGACGTGGTGAGCAGCTCCGGCGTGCCATCGCCATCCAGGTCACCCAGCGCACTGCCCGTGCCCAGCCCGACGAGGCGCGTGGGGGGAGCCCCCGCGCGCGCATAGAGAGAAGCCGTGGCATCCGGATGCACGAAGAGCATCCGAGGCGGAGCGAGGCTCGCGGTGGAGAAGGGCGCCGGGAGTGCCATGGACTTGCCATCGGCGAACCGGACCTCGGCCTGGAACGATGTCTGTCCCGGCACGAAGCTCCCTCGCTCCACGGCTCCCAGCGGCGCACCGTCGAGGGTGCCCACGGGCCGCAGCGTGCCGCGGCCCTTGTCCAACGCGAGGACCTCTCCCTGCGCGCGACGCGAACTCCACGCCGCGAGCCGAGGTGGCCCGGGCAACACGGCCAATGCGCCAAAGGGCTCGCGAGTGGTGCTGCCCGAGAAGGGCAGGGCGCTCAGCTCCCTGCGGGCCAGCAGCCGTCCATCCGCGGCGAAGACGGACACGTCCTCCTCCGTCATCACCGCGATTTCGTCCCGGCCATCGCCATCCAGGTCCCCCGCGGCGAGCGCGGCGAGAGGCTGCTCGAAGCGAACCAGCGTGGCGCCCAGCAGCCGGAGGCTCTTGGTGGGCCCTCCCGGTGAGACAGGCTGCGACGGAGGCAGGCCCAACGACGCCAGGGCGAGCACCTCCGCGTCCGCGTCCACCGACTCGACGAGCGCCCCGGAGGGCTTCGCGGGACGCGTCGGCGCACGGCCCGACCAGAAGTTGACCCACGTGCCCAGCGCATCACCGCGCGCGCGCAGGGCGCCCGCTTCCACATCCAGCGTCAGGCGCACCAGCGTGCGAGCCCCCTGGGCGCGGGCCACCCCTTCGGCGGCCTCCGCGCTCGGAGCATCCACCACCGTGGGGGCGAGCCCCACGGCCGCGAGCCGTCCCGCGAGGACGGTCCCCACCGCGCGCCGCAGCTCGGCCGAGCCGCCCGAGAGATACACCGCCACGGGCGCCTCCGCGGGCAGGGCGCGCACCGAAGTGGCCAGGGCCTGCGACAGGCGCTGCACGGCGGGGACGTGGGTGTCCGGAGCCGCGGGAGGAACGGGCGCCGCGCTGGCCGCGAACGCGCACAGTCCCCAGGAGAGGACGAGAACCAGGGTTCGGCTCACAGACCCTTCCTGTTGCCTTCGTTGAGGAAGAACTCGTCGCTGGTCACCTGGCCCGGAGGAGGGGCCTCGGCGGTGGGTTGGGTGCCCTCGAGGAACGGCTCCATCCGGCCCGGAACGGACGCCCCGGCGAGGAGGCCCGTGACGGGGTCGATGCGAACCTGGAGGATGCCGGAGGGCACCTCGAACTCACGGGCGGGGAGGCCCTCGTGCGCGGTGCGCATGAAGTGGAGCCAGATGGGCAGCGCGGCGCGTCCGCCCGTCTCGCTGCTCCCCATCGGTGAGTTGTCATCGAAACCCACCCACGCGCTGGCCACGTAGTCCATCGTGTAGCCGGAGAACCACGTGTCCCGGGACTCCTGCGTCGTGCCCGTCTTGCCCGCGGCGGGGCGGTTCAGCTCGCGCACCGCCTTGGCGGTTCCTTCCTCCACCACGCTGCGCATCAGCGACGTGGTGAGGTACGCGACGGCGGGCGGCAGGGTCTCCTCGAAGCCCGGCTGATGCTCCTCCAGCACCTTGCCGCGCGAGTCCCGCACCCGCAGCAGCATGAGCGGCTCCGCGAAGCGGCCATTGGCCTGGAGCGTGGCGTACGCGTTCACCGCCTCCAGAATCGTCACCTCGCCGGTGCCCAGCGCCAGCGTGAGGTTCTCCGGCATGGGCGAGTGGATGCCCGCCCGGCGCGCGAAGTCGATGACGGTCGGCGGCGTGAGTGACTCGATGAGACGCACGGACACGGTGTTCTTCGACTTCGTGAGCGCCTGTCGCAGCGTCATCGGCCCTTCGAACCGGCGGTCGTAGTTCTGGGGCTTCCACGCCTTGCCCGTGTACGGGTCGCGAATCGCCTCGGGCGCGTCATTCACCTTGGACAGCGGGGTGTAGCGTCCGCTGGCCATCGCGGCGCCGTAGAGGAACGGCTTGAAGGACGAGCCCGGCTGTCGCCTGGCCTGCGTGGCGCGGTTGTACGACGACCGAGCCGCATCGTAGCCGCCGACCAGCGCGACGACGTTCCGGTTGTCCGGGCGGATGGCCACCATCCCGCCTTGCACCTCCGGAATCTGGTCCAGCGTGGCCTCCACGAAGGCCGGCGCGGGAGGCGCCTTCAGGACTCGCACGAAGACGAGCTGCCCCTTCGCGAACACGTCCGAGATGCTCTTCGGCGCGCCCTTGCCCTTCTGCCGGGCCCACGTGACGGTGGAGTACGCCACCTCCGCGGTGCGGCTCACCAGGTCCACGCGCGCCACGTTGTGCTTCTCATCCACCTCGGACACGTAGCCCGTCAGCCGCAGCCCTTCCTCCAGCGGCTGCAAGGGCACCGCGCCCACCAGCAGCTCCTCCTCCGACGGGGGGGCCTCGTCCTCGGACGTCAGGTCCGGGCGCTGCTCCTCCGCGCCCTCCACCTCCGGCTCCGTGGCGGCGCCCGGCTTCGGCTCCGCGGCCTTCTCCTCCTTCACGAGCGGCGACAGGTCCGCGACGTAGCCCTGGTCCTTCTGCCGGCGTCCGGCCTCCTCGATGCGCGTGACGACCATGCCGCGAAGCCGGGCCCACCGCGCGTCCTCCAGCGTGCCCCGAGGACCTCGGTAGCCCTGGCGCCGGTCCATCGCCTCCAGCCCCTCGCGCACCGCCTGCTCCGCGGCGACCTGGAGATTCGGCACCATGGCGATGTCCACGCGCAGGCCGCCGCGCATCACCGCCTCTTCGCCGTAGCGCTCGATGAGGGTGCGGCGAATCTCCTCCACGTAGTAGGGACCCACCCTCGGCTTGGGCCGGGGCGCGAGGACGATGGGCTTGTCCAGCTCGCCCTCCACCACCTTGGCCGGCACGAAGCCCTGGTTGGCCATCTGCCGCAGCACGTAGCGCTGACGCGACTTGGCCCGCGTCATGTTCGTCACCGGGTTGATGCGGTGCGGACTCTGCACCGTGCCCGCGAGGACCGCGGCCTCGCCCACGCTCAAATCCTTGGCATTCTTGCCGAAGTAATAGAGCGCCGCCTCCTCCAGGCCGTAGCGCCGCTGCCCGTAGTAGGACTGGTTGATGTAGAGGCCGAGAATCTGGTCCTTGGTGAGCGCCTCCTCGACGCGCGGCGTGAGAATCCACTCGCGAATCTTGCGCGACAGCTTGCGCTCCGGCGTGAGCAGCAGGTTCTTCACCACCTGCTGGGTGATGGTGGAGGCGCCGGACTTGGTGCTGCCGGGGATGAGGTTCTTGACGGTGGCGCGCGCGATGCCGAAGGGGTCCAGGCCCACGTGCTTGTAGAAGTCCGCGTCCTCGGCGGCGAGGAACGCGTCGCGCACGTGCGAAGGCAGGTTCTCCACGCGCACCACGGTGCGCTTCTCGTAGGCGTACTCCGCGCAGATGCTCCCGTCGCCACACGTCACCTTGGTGACCTGGGGCAACTGGTAGTTGCGCAGGGTGTCCACCGAGGGCAGGTCGCGGCTGAAGTAGAGGTACGTGCCCACGGCGATGAGCAGGCACAGGAGCAGGCCCACGGCCCCGGTGATGAGCAGCCGCTTCGTCCACTTCCAGAGGCGCGCGCCGAAGCTGGGGCGTGGAGGCGCGGGCGGCGGGGTGGAGGGGGGCGGAGCTTCAGGCGGATTGGGCATCACGGAGGCCAGGGTCATGGTGCTTCTCGACGGGGGCTGCACGTTAGACTGCCAGGCCGGGAACGGGAACCGCTGCGACACCCGCCTGGAGTCCGGCCTCCAGGCGGGGAGGCGTCACGGCGCGGAGATGGCCGGGACTTCCCGGGCTCCAAGCCCAGGCGAGCCCAGGTCCGCCTGGGCGATGCGATTCATCCGGTCCGAGTTGACGCGGGCCTGGACGTAGCGCGGTGACAGGCGGGTCGCGGTGGCGTACGCGGCGCGGGCCTCCTCCTTCTTCCCGAGCCGCTCCCAGGCCACGCCCAGGTTGTTG is part of the Myxococcus landrumus genome and encodes:
- a CDS encoding ABC transporter substrate-binding protein; amino-acid sequence: MTSRFCVVGLVLLGSMPALAASRPRYGGEVRMAHAGPPEVGEPSLADTPLEATLLGLLSRPVCSVTTEGEVHPALARELSRPTPQVSRLTMPSATSAGAMARAWMRLTSVEGASPYRALLFPLRGEGRQISASGATLDLALAFPWPDLERGLCHPALAAPASAATPGPFSAAGRGALDAHLGWPRGRPYLDRLQLTATDERGLARLWSSRQVQVELGVSSETDTVSGPLLYATYLAFSPRRVPADFRQAVESAIDREDLTRLFVHGPAVPMPHLLPPALMQQGPKPRPAAPASKPSRTVTLVYDAALDDQRAVAERIQVKLHERGYTVALEPLARAALRARWAKGDFELMLHALLLPPAPGPAFAVVLDAAGRKDLLGVELPAIGSLTDAAARDARTRERALALGASLPLVPLYAQGLGVRAMAEVGGLVMDGQGLPALDGAYLLPPEGAGIGGRP
- a CDS encoding VCBS repeat-containing protein, with the protein product MSRTLVLVLSWGLCAFAASAAPVPPAAPDTHVPAVQRLSQALATSVRALPAEAPVAVYLSGGSAELRRAVGTVLAGRLAAVGLAPTVVDAPSAEAAEGVARAQGARTLVRLTLDVEAGALRARGDALGTWVNFWSGRAPTRPAKPSGALVESVDADAEVLALASLGLPPSQPVSPGGPTKSLRLLGATLVRFEQPLAALAAGDLDGDGRDEIAVMTEEDVSVFAADGRLLARRELSALPFSGSTTREPFGALAVLPGPPRLAAWSSRRAQGEVLALDKGRGTLRPVGTLDGAPLGAVERGSFVPGQTSFQAEVRFADGKSMALPAPFSTASLAPPRMLFVHPDATASLYARAGAPPTRLVGLGTGSALGDLDGDGTPELLTTSTLLQPSPDVLRVHSLKAEDPVAHEPLWQGSLPAGRALFVVVADLDGDERREVVVGLWKPDGTGELFLLRQGAP
- a CDS encoding penicillin-binding protein 1A codes for the protein MTLASVMPNPPEAPPPSTPPPAPPRPSFGARLWKWTKRLLITGAVGLLLCLLIAVGTYLYFSRDLPSVDTLRNYQLPQVTKVTCGDGSICAEYAYEKRTVVRVENLPSHVRDAFLAAEDADFYKHVGLDPFGIARATVKNLIPGSTKSGASTITQQVVKNLLLTPERKLSRKIREWILTPRVEEALTKDQILGLYINQSYYGQRRYGLEEAALYYFGKNAKDLSVGEAAVLAGTVQSPHRINPVTNMTRAKSRQRYVLRQMANQGFVPAKVVEGELDKPIVLAPRPKPRVGPYYVEEIRRTLIERYGEEAVMRGGLRVDIAMVPNLQVAAEQAVREGLEAMDRRQGYRGPRGTLEDARWARLRGMVVTRIEEAGRRQKDQGYVADLSPLVKEEKAAEPKPGAATEPEVEGAEEQRPDLTSEDEAPPSEEELLVGAVPLQPLEEGLRLTGYVSEVDEKHNVARVDLVSRTAEVAYSTVTWARQKGKGAPKSISDVFAKGQLVFVRVLKAPPAPAFVEATLDQIPEVQGGMVAIRPDNRNVVALVGGYDAARSSYNRATQARRQPGSSFKPFLYGAAMASGRYTPLSKVNDAPEAIRDPYTGKAWKPQNYDRRFEGPMTLRQALTKSKNTVSVRLIESLTPPTVIDFARRAGIHSPMPENLTLALGTGEVTILEAVNAYATLQANGRFAEPLMLLRVRDSRGKVLEEHQPGFEETLPPAVAYLTTSLMRSVVEEGTAKAVRELNRPAAGKTGTTQESRDTWFSGYTMDYVASAWVGFDDNSPMGSSETGGRAALPIWLHFMRTAHEGLPAREFEVPSGILQVRIDPVTGLLAGASVPGRMEPFLEGTQPTAEAPPPGQVTSDEFFLNEGNRKGL